A single Rattus norvegicus strain BN/NHsdMcwi chromosome 5, GRCr8, whole genome shotgun sequence DNA region contains:
- the Aldh4a1 gene encoding delta-1-pyrroline-5-carboxylate dehydrogenase, mitochondrial, whose product MLPPALLRRSLLSYAWRGSGLRWKHASSLKVANEPILAFTQGSPERDALQKALNDLKDQTEAIPCVVGDEEVWTSDVRYQLSPFNHGHKVAKFCYADKALLNKAIEAAVLARKEWDLKPVADRAQIFLKAADMLSGPRRAEILAKTMVGQGKTVIQAEIDAAAELIDFFRFNAKFAVELEGEQPISVPPSTNHVVYRGLEGFVAAISPFNFTAIGGNLAGAPALMGNVVLWKPSDTAMLASYAVYRILREAGLPPNVIQFVPADGPTFGDTVTSSEHLCGINFTGSVPTFKHLWKQVAQNLDRFRTFPRLAGECGGKNFHFVHSSADVDSVVSGTLRSAFEYGGQKCSACSRLYVPQSLWPQIKGRLLEEHSRIKVGNPAEDFGTFFSAVIDAKAFARIKKWLEHARSSPSLSILAGGQCNESVGYFVEPCIIESKDPQEPIMKEEIFGPVLTVYVYPDEKYRETLQLVDSTTSYGLTGAVFAQDKTIVQEATRMLRNAAGNFYINDKSTGSVVGQQPFGGARASGTNDKPGGPHYILRWTSPQVIKETHKPLGDWRYSYMQ is encoded by the exons GCTGCGGTGGAAACATGCCTCCTCTCTGAAGGTGGCCAATGAGCCCATCTTAGCGTTTACTCAGGGCAGCCCCGAACGGGACGCACTGCAGAAG GCTCTGAACGACCTGAAGGACCAGACAGAAGCCATCCCCTGCGTTGTTGGGGACGAGGAGGTGTGGACCTCTGATGTGCGGTACCAGCTGTCG CCTTTTAACCATGGACACAAGGTGGCCAAGTTCTGTTATGCCGACAAG GCCTTGCTCAACAAAGCCATCGAAGCTGCCGTGCTTGCCAGGAAAGAGTGGGACCTGAAGCCCGTGGCAGACCGGGCCCAGATCTTCCTGAAGGCGGCAGATATGCTGAGCGGGCCCCGAAGGGCTGAAATCCTTGCCAAGACCATGGTGGGACAG GGCAAGACCGTAATCCAAGCAGAGATTGACGCCGCAGCCGAACTCATCGACTTCTTCAGGTTCAATGCCAAGTTCGCCGTGGAACTGGAGGGGGAACAACCCATCAGCGTGCCACCCAGTACCAACCACGTGGTGTACCGGGGACTGGAG GGCTTCGTGGCGGCCATCTCTCCCTTCAACTTCACCGCGATCGGAGGCAACCTGGCAGGCGCACCGGCCTTAATG GGCAACGTGGTTCTCTGGAAGCCCAGTGACACTGCCATGTTGGCTAGCTATGCTGTCTACCGCATCCTCCGGGAGGCCGGCTTGCCCCCCAACGTAATCCAGTTTGTGCCAGCTGATGGGCCGACATTCGGGGACACAGTCACCAGCTCAGAGCACCTCTGTGGTATCAACTTCACAGGCAGTGTGCC CACCTTTAAACACCTGTGGAAGCAGGTGGCCCAGAATCTGGACCGGTTCCGTACCTTCCCACGCCTGGCTGGAG AGTGTGGCGGGAAGAATTTCCATTTCGTGCACAGCTCGGCCGACGTGGACAGCGTGGTGAGCGGGACGCTGCGCTCGGCCTTCGAGTATGGCGGTCAGAAGTGCTCAGCCTGCTCGCGCCTCTACgtgccacagtctctgtggccACAGATCAAAGGGCGACTGCTGGAGGAGCACAGCAGGATCAAAGTGGGCAAC CCTGCAGAGGACTTTGGGACCTTCTTCTCTGCAGTGATTGATGCCAAG GCCTTCGCCCGCATAAAGAAGTGGCTGGAGCATGCGCGTTCCTCGCCCAGCCTCAGCATCCTGGCAGGCGGCCAGTGTAACGAGTCGGTGGGTTACTTCGTGGAGCCGTGTATCATTGAGAGCAAGGACCCACAGGAGCCCATCATGAAGGAG gAGATCTTCGGCCCTGTGCTGACAGTGTATGTGTACCCGgatgagaaatacagagagacGCTGCAACTGGTCGACAGCACCACCAGCTATGGCCTCACGGGGGCAGTGTTTGCCCAGGATAA AACAATTGTCCAAGAAGCCACGAGGATGCTGAGGAACGCTGCTGGCAACTTCTACATCAACGACAAGTCTACTGGATCTGTGGTGGGCCAGCAGCCCTTTGGGGGCGCCCGGGCCTCAG GAACCAATGACAAACCAGGAGGCCCCCACTACATCTTACGCTGGACCTCACCCCAGGTCATCAAGGAGACTCATAAGCCCCTGGGGGACTGGCGATACTCCTACATGCAGTAA